ctGAGACACTACACTTTCAACAAGCACCGTCCTTCGGAagagatgttaaaccgaggtcctgactctctgtggtcattaaaaatacCAGGATGTCCTTCGAAAAAGAGTCTTAATCCAAATTTGCCCATTGGCCTTCTAATCATCCCCATACAccgattggcttcatcactctgtctcctctctaCCAGCAAgatggtgtgtggtgggcgttctggcgcaatATGGCTGCTGTTGCATCATCCAGGTGCACATTgatggtggttgaggagattccccccttctatgtaaagcgctttgagtacccagaaaagtgctatataaatgtaaccaattattattaaaacagtaattgatgttatataatttttaatagttcaaaaaataaaaaataaagcatatggACTCAGCCACTCTGCATTCACTCAGCACTGCTCATATAATCTGTAACATCAAGAATATAGTCAAAGTGAAATGATGCAAACAGTGAAACATCCCAGCACTGTTGGACTCTTGGAAATCCGTTTGAGCAAATTTGAGGACCAAAGCTAATTTTCAACCAATAATATACAACTTGAAGCAAagggtaatattttatattagtttattaattttttttgcctCTTTTTTGTCAATGAGAAATGATAAGACAAACATGGGCCTATAATGTGTTCCTCATGATAAACTACAGAGCACAAATGTTTAGAAAAAAGCAGAACATTGACAtcagcactgtaaaaaaaaaaaaaacacaggcagTATAGCTTACATTGTACCTGTAAGATTTCAAGTAGAAATGCAAAGAGGCAGCGCATGTGCCAGTAATAATGCATACAAACCTAATCATTAATACTGAACTGATAGCCAAggttatgaataaataataaacacgtGAGGTCATTCCAtacaaatgtgtaaaaataaacttaaaatgtcatACAAAGCCATGACATGGCTGATGAAGCGGTTTCAGCAAATAGAAAACTAATCGCATACACTCCAGAAACAGCACAAAATTGCACTTCATTTGTagtcaaaacaaaaagaaaaggaaaaggtCTTTAAAACTTCAACATGTCTTAAATTTGAAATGGCACTAATGTTCTGAGGCAAAGTTTTCTGCTTGctgaaatacaaacaaataaaattattagcaAGGTTACGCATAGGAAAATAATGACTAACAATATAAACAGACAGCCATGATGACCGCCATCAGAAATCATTACTTCCTCAAAGGAATGTATGATTTTAACACACCTAATTCttacttacatttaaaatctCCTAAATGAGCAATCTTAGTTGATATTCAGAAGGAGTGTTTAATTATTGTCCAAATTAGATGTGGGCCAAGTGGGCTAGATCTATAGCGAGACTGACAGAAATACTGAAGACTATGGCTCTTAGAATTGTTCATGAAACCAAAAACAAATAGTTGCATTAAAGGCACTGGAGGTCTTATGAGAGGGTTATACAAAACAGATAATCAATTTCTAAaacaaatatgtattgcaatGTAAAGTACAAAATGCTGACCTTAATGCAGTATTTGGCAAAAAAAGTAGAAAGTATTCCAATTTGGaattgatatttttttatgtcttGAATTTAACATATGCTTGACCCACTATGAAAATGGACTCCAAACTTTTCAGGAGCAAGTCAAACTTATTGTTCCTTAAGTGGAGTTACACTACATGATAGCAAGATAAATGTTAGTTATCAGTTAGAATGTTTGACTATTGAACAGAACAAGAAACAAATATAGGCCTTATTAACATAATCGTTCTCCCTGGAATATGCTTAGGACCTGACAGTTAAGcataaaatactataaacaaACCACAGttcttatattatttttgtttttcagttaaaTACGTAAAATAATTCgcaagaacaaaacaaaaaatgtgccAAGTATACTGAAATGTGCATCTCTTACATAACTAATGCACTAAAAGTgcacattaaacaaaaataaagcagaaaaaATACCACAGTAACAGTCAGAATCATGATTACATAGATCGGTTGGCTTTACATGTGAGCCTATGTGTTTTCTTGTAGCCACATCCAGGGACAAATTTCTTGTTTCCATAACTGGAGCAGGCATGTGTATTCTGGACGTATGGTGTAGAGCGAAGAAAGAGGGAAATAACCATTTGCGGATAATCTCCAGAGCTaataaaattactgtaaaattgAGAAACAAAACGATCATCAGAATTATTAAATCACAACTGATCCAAATGTATTgtacataattaatatatctCAAGTCAAGCTGATGTTCACACTGGACATAGTGAAAGTTACCGTCAACAATGAGACAGGTTAGACCCATTAGTACACAGCAAAACAAGGAAGACTCATTTTTCCAGATGCAATGGACTGCAGGAAGCAGAAGACTCACATGCAACAGACAACATGCCAACTAGTATAAACTGTTAAAACTGAGAGCAACAGATCATGCACGCTACAGTGGTTCAGAGTCGCATGGACAATGTGTTATGCTGGCTGAAAGGCTAGATGAAATGGTATGAACAAAACCAACAAAGACATGGATGACAAAGTGTGCAAAAAACTCTATATAATTCTAGACATCATCTATGACAACGCTCaattttgtcatatttttagCCAAAAAATCTTTAGCATCAATTATGTCCTTTAGGGTTGCAACCTGGATTGCAAAACTCCCAGAAGGCTCAGTAAGGTGCGTCTCTGTCGGGATTACACAGATTTATTTGCACTGACGCAGAGATTAACAGACTAGCTTTGTGAAACTGGGTTTAACTCAATGACATTCAATGTTGGTTGGGTTAAAGTAGAAGCATTGTGCTCAGACGTTCAGAGAGAAAAGACAAATTTAGACAAACATAGATGTATTTTACCACGTTTAGACATTTTCCAAGTATCTTTTCCTCAATACTTGTTTATAGATATCTGCAAGTTTGGTTGCAACTGAATCTAATATATCTGTTTGTACAGTGTGCTCTGGTTATATACTAAACAATTTGTCAAATGTGGTAGGTCATGCAATTAATCAATGCATAACCGAAATTTGCATGCtgctttctttcaaaaactagTACTGTACGTAGTACAAATTCAAGAGTACTGGTACTCCTCGATAATAAAAGTCACAAAAGAGACTCAATTTGGTATCCAAATATTGGAGTTAgccaatattacaaaaaaatattgtagtGATTTCTTTTACTTGTAGTGATTGTGATAACATTTGTAGATAGTATGGTATTACCAACCCATCCAATTTCTCCAGGTAGATTTATAGGAGAAGGACTGACTGACCTGTATTAATGAAGCCATCAGAACTGCTAGCACAAACAGTGACATACATACtgcacacatacagtaaaagAAATGTTAGTTTGCATGAGGACGCTGATGAGTGACAGTTACACACAGGTGTTAATCGGATCCATTGTCACACAGAATTTTATACTTCTCACTGCAGAAAACCGCAGGACTTCCAATGAGGCCGTGTGGTTGCGGTCGGTTCTTACAGGGAAGTCTAGGACTTACATGGGGGCTGGAAAACGACAAGGGTCCCCTGCCACGGCCAGATGAAGCCTTCCCACGGCCGCCTGGCCCAGCACCGGATCCTCTTCGGGATTGCTCGTGGTCAAACTCCAGATCCTCCAATCTCTGTGTAAGGGCCAGTTTCTGCTGGATGGCCATACGCAGGAGGGAGTTCAGAGTCTTCTTCTCATCTTCTGCTGCAGCCAGCTGCCTCTGCATGTCGTCCAATTGTGTTACGTATTCATCACACCTAAAGAATAAAAGAAGAGAGAGGGATAGAGCAGGAGAGATTTAGTTCCTGGATTAAGAAACCCTGCTGTTTCTGGTTATTTGTTTGGGGTGAGCCAGACAAAGAAAGCTGGAAGAGAATCAACTTTCAGTTGTGTTCCCGCACTACCTGGTGGCGAACATTGCCCTGAGAGAGGAGAATGTGGCGGCATCTTCTTTAAGAGCCTTCAGCTCGTTCCTCAACTTCATCATTGTTTCAGTGACCATGGCCTTTTCAATCTCATATTTGCTCTTTAGGTTTGCCAGGGCAACCTCTGCTGTCTGAAAGAGGACAGAACCACACCACAGTTCAGAAAAAGCTCTTGAGATACTAGCAGTCTGTTTGGATGGTCTCCAAGAAGATCAATATTCTGGCGTCATATACACCCATGCCAAGCTAATCTTTTTTATTCTCACCTGTTTATTGGCCTTGAGCACAGTCCTCAGCGTGGCAATCTGTTCTCGCTTAGTGCTCAGCAGGGACTTGAGCTTCAAAATCTCCTCCATGCAAGCAGCTTGGTCTTTATCTGCCACTGCGGCCAACTCTAGAGAAGCAACTCTTTGCCTGGATAGTTCTGTGGTACGATCGACCGCCTTCTGCAAGTGGCGTATCTGATCCCGAATTATTGCTACTAGGTTGTAGATGTCCATTGGTTCAGGACGTGGATCTTCTCTGACTGGTGTCCCAGAAGTCGAGCTGTCAGCGGCAGTGGAGTTGGGCCTCGGTGACTCGGCTGTGCTGTCACTGGTTTGCGTCAACGTAGACTGAAGCTCTTTACCTTCGGTCTTGTTTCCTTTACCCTCTTTGTAAAAATCGAGCATGACACGATTCGGGGTTTCGTTGTTGCACATGCAGACATGGTGGTAGAGGTTTGCAAGCTCTTCACTAAAGGCAACAAGCTCATCCTGGGCAACGCTGAGACTGCCTTCTGTCTCGCCGGCAACTGCACTCACTTCCTTCAGCTCCTTTTCCAATCGAGCAACTTGATCACGGTCTGCACGGCTGCTGCTTTCCAAATGAGACACTTGAACACTGAGGTCACGCACCTGTCCCTCCAGTCGTGCCCGTACCTCCTCATGCTCGGCCTTCATCTAGAAGAATCATGCATAATCATGTTGACACGAAATGTACCATCAACCCATTAATAAACAAATCTCAACATTTCTCAGTCCCACTCACCTCATCATGCTCCGATTTTAGTGTCTTAAGCTCCTCCCTCAGTTCACCTGCCTCTGCTATGGCTACTTCATACTTGCAGCGAAGTATCTCTGGCCCATTGATATCCAGCTCATAATAGTCCACATCATTGTCTTCTCGACTGTCCCGCTCTCGCTCACTGTCCAGGGCTGACTGCCGCTCCTTGCCTGCCTGCAATCTCCTCATTACGCCCAAATCATCGCTAAGTCTCGTCATAGCTTCCTGCTGTTCAGCTAATGCTCCTCGAGCATGCTCTAACTGCTTCTGAGAGTCCTGTAAAGTGGTGAGAAGAGCCACCTTCTCTCGCTCCACCTGCAAGATGAAATGGGGGGGGACAAATGCTACATTTAAAGTGGTTTGGAACAAGGTCACTGTGTCAAAAAGGTTTGAATGCCAATCAAATGCGAAGGATAGTCATACCTGTAAGAGCTGTTGCTTAAGTTTCTGGATTTCAGAGATGTTCAGCTCTGTCAACAAGTCATCAACCAGACTTGGTGCGGGACGGAAGTTTCCATCTCTTTTGGGAGAAGACAATCTGTTATCTTCATCGTTAACGTCACTGACTTTAGCTAATCCGTTTTCAAACGTCAAAATGGCCTCATCGTTATTTGGTTCATCTGCACTCAGTTTGAGCCCATCCAATGAGCTGGCAAGAAGGGAGTCTCCCAGGGTCATGTGATGTGTCAGTTCTTTTCGAAGAGCTGCTTTCTGCTCCCGTTCGGTCTTTACGGTTTCTAGAGCCTCTGTTAGCTGACGCTCAGCTATTTCGCGTAACCGAACAGCGTCCTCTAGCTGGCTGTTTAGGTACTGCACTTCCTCTTCCAAGCGTCGATTCTCATGCTTTAATCCCTCGAACTCCACCTTTGCAAGAGAACAGAGATTTATGAGAAACAAACCAAAGACAAACGATATGGTAACAGCAGACTTGTATACATGCAACTGTGTGAAAGTAGTAGTCATCATTAAGAAAACACTTTCATCCAAAGTGCCTCCATGGTGATGGTGCTGGGACTGGAACCAGCAACCTTTTGATCACTATTCATGAGCTTTGTCTACTCTTCCACACCCACATGTGATGTGATCAATGGTCAATGCTACTAACCTGACCCTGTTTAAGGGTGGAGACTTGTTTCTGAAGGCTGATGTTCTCCTCTTCCAGTTCAGTGTAGTCTTGCAACAGACGAGACTCTCGGATCTTGTACTCTCTAATGTCGTCACGCAGGCGACTGCGCTGGAGCTCCACAATCTCATTATTCTTAAGGACACAACAAGCTTTAGTTGACAAAAgacaaatataatatagaaGTAGCATAACTAGAGTCGTAACTCACTGGGTTTGTTTGCTGTTGAGTATATTTTTACGTGGACAAAGTTCATAAATATGTTTAGTAAACTCAATACTCTTAATTAAACCCTCTACAGCACAAACCTCTCTCAGCTCGAGTGCAAGGGTAGCCAGACGTTCGTTCTCCGCCTGGGTGCTGGTGagggtgttttttgtttgtcgCAGCTCAGCCTGCAGTTCCTGCACTCTCTGCTCATAGTATGCCTCTTTAGATGCCGACTCAAGGATGAGGGACTCCTCCCTGCTTTCCCCGTCTGCAGCCACCTTTCTGTGGGTGGAGTGAACCTGGCCGTACGCCTGTATGAACATGATCGGAGAGAGATAGGGGTTAATATGCATGAACTAGAATTATGCATGAAGTCTAGCACGTTTCTAGCACTATGGCTAGACTAGACTATAGAAGTCTGTCGATTCTGTCTGGGCCTATGCTAGACATTGAATCCAAATCTCAGGATTCCCAGACAGTTTAGTTCGAGGTTTGTGGGACACTTTGTAAGACTCAAAGATGCATTTCCTGCAAACCGATGATGTAACTGGCTACAGACAAAAAACTAGTTGAATTCTGTCCCAAAGCTCTTTTTAATCAAACGCCCcatctctttcttttctccctAAATTTGTGTGCCAGTCTGAATGATTTCATTGGCATGCTACAGCCTGACTAAGTGACCACACACACGCGCAACCATGGCAGTACAAGCCGTAAATGTTAACAGCTCCATTAGTGCTGGTGGCCTGACTGAATGGCTAGCAGATAGGCATGCAGGGATCACTGATATATGATGGACAAAGCACATCAATGCAAGGTGTAACAATGCAACATACATCAGGCTGTTTCTTCAAAGTCCCTCTGGACTTTCAGAAAATAAACACTTCACActctcaatgttttttttttctactaacAATGTGAAACAGTcaacataatacataataaaatggaCAAACTCATTTGTCTTACCAAGTCTAATTTCATAGCTAGCATTTTATGCATCATAAATAGACACATTTTCATTCAAACTCTCAGGTAGCCCTTTGGGCAGGCACTCTTTAGATTTTAGTAGcccaaaattaatttaacatttacccaaataaaaatgaaagttttcaTAAAATTGGTATTGTTTAGAAACTGGTAACGAAGTCAAGGTATCGATATCGATATTGAAAATATCTGAATGATGCCCATCCCTATTCATGACACTGGCCCATAATGATATCAGAATGCGTGTGAGACAGAAAGAGATGTGGAAATGGTGTCAGCACTAAGTCCTCCTCCTGCCACAGCAGCTGCTGCTTAGAACCGGCAGCTGTCCACCTGTCACTCTGGGTTGCCAAGACATTTCTTTAGATCTTTATTCTGATTCCAGAACAGAGCTTTCATGGATAAAGGCAATACCAACAACAAACAGACCAAcactgtgtgtttctctctgcgTAGCATAAACTGATTCCTTGTATATCTGATAATCAACTTACAATTCTCAGTACTTCTC
The Onychostoma macrolepis isolate SWU-2019 chromosome 11, ASM1243209v1, whole genome shotgun sequence genome window above contains:
- the bicd2 gene encoding protein bicaudal D homolog 2 isoform X2 is translated as MSGDEDGCPEAQLVSEAGPNWLRSEVQRLTRELSETSREKIQAAEYGLAVLEENQQLKQRFEELESEYETVRQELDQLREAYGQVHSTHRKVAADGESREESLILESASKEAYYEQRVQELQAELRQTKNTLTSTQAENERLATLALELRENNEIVELQRSRLRDDIREYKIRESRLLQDYTELEEENISLQKQVSTLKQGQVEFEGLKHENRRLEEEVQYLNSQLEDAVRLREIAERQLTEALETVKTEREQKAALRKELTHHMTLGDSLLASSLDGLKLSADEPNNDEAILTFENGLAKVSDVNDEDNRLSSPKRDGNFRPAPSLVDDLLTELNISEIQKLKQQLLQVEREKVALLTTLQDSQKQLEHARGALAEQQEAMTRLSDDLGVMRRLQAGKERQSALDSERERDSREDNDVDYYELDINGPEILRCKYEVAIAEAGELREELKTLKSEHDEMKAEHEEVRARLEGQVRDLSVQVSHLESSSRADRDQVARLEKELKEVSAVAGETEGSLSVAQDELVAFSEELANLYHHVCMCNNETPNRVMLDFYKEGKGNKTEGKELQSTLTQTSDSTAESPRPNSTAADSSTSGTPVREDPRPEPMDIYNLVAIIRDQIRHLQKAVDRTTELSRQRVASLELAAVADKDQAACMEEILKLKSLLSTKREQIATLRTVLKANKQTAEVALANLKSKYEIEKAMVTETMMKLRNELKALKEDAATFSSLRAMFATRCDEYVTQLDDMQRQLAAAEDEKKTLNSLLRMAIQQKLALTQRLEDLEFDHEQSRRGSGAGPGGRGKASSGRGRGPLSFSSPH
- the bicd2 gene encoding protein bicaudal D homolog 2 isoform X1, yielding MSGDEDGCPEAQLVSEAGPNWLRSEVQRLTRELSETSREKIQAAEYGLAVLEENQQLKQRFEELESEYETVRQELDQLREAYGQVHSTHRKVAADGESREESLILESASKEAYYEQRVQELQAELRQTKNTLTSTQAENERLATLALELRENNEIVELQRSRLRDDIREYKIRESRLLQDYTELEEENISLQKQVSTLKQGQVEFEGLKHENRRLEEEVQYLNSQLEDAVRLREIAERQLTEALETVKTEREQKAALRKELTHHMTLGDSLLASSLDGLKLSADEPNNDEAILTFENGLAKVSDVNDEDNRLSSPKRDGNFRPAPSLVDDLLTELNISEIQKLKQQLLQVEREKVALLTTLQDSQKQLEHARGALAEQQEAMTRLSDDLGVMRRLQAGKERQSALDSERERDSREDNDVDYYELDINGPEILRCKYEVAIAEAGELREELKTLKSEHDEMKAEHEEVRARLEGQVRDLSVQVSHLESSSRADRDQVARLEKELKEVSAVAGETEGSLSVAQDELVAFSEELANLYHHVCMCNNETPNRVMLDFYKEGKGNKTEGKELQSTLTQTSDSTAESPRPNSTAADSSTSGTPVREDPRPEPMDIYNLVAIIRDQIRHLQKAVDRTTELSRQRVASLELAAVADKDQAACMEEILKLKSLLSTKREQIATLRTVLKANKQTAEVALANLKSKYEIEKAMVTETMMKLRNELKALKEDAATFSSLRAMFATRCDEYVTQLDDMQRQLAAAEDEKKTLNSLLRMAIQQKLALTQRLEDLEFDHEQSRRGSGAGPGGRGKASSGRGRGPLSFSSPHVSPRLPCKNRPQPHGLIGSPAVFCSEKYKILCDNGSD